In Candidatus Latescibacter sp., one genomic interval encodes:
- a CDS encoding cyclic nucleotide-binding domain-containing protein, whose product MEDEARRTGNDHRNQEISVSDGKRRVSEERRAVVKDADRIIEFMKKIPLFKGFSTEHFKQILNICSLKIIPKDSYLCHEGDEASELFILAKGRLKVITHGDTLLKFIFPMELVGEIGVFTNVRRSASLLATEDSTVIRIHKTELFRILKNDSMLSNILLLNVIQDLADKLQEDNQIIEELRNKKRTLVL is encoded by the coding sequence ATGGAAGATGAGGCGAGAAGAACAGGCAACGACCATCGAAATCAGGAAATCTCAGTAAGCGATGGAAAACGAAGGGTTTCCGAAGAGCGTCGCGCCGTAGTGAAAGACGCCGACCGAATCATCGAGTTTATGAAAAAAATCCCCCTTTTCAAAGGTTTTTCCACCGAACACTTCAAACAGATTTTAAACATCTGCTCGCTTAAAATAATCCCAAAAGATTCCTACCTCTGCCATGAAGGAGACGAGGCGAGTGAATTATTCATCCTTGCGAAAGGCAGGCTCAAGGTAATAACCCATGGAGACACACTGCTGAAATTTATTTTTCCGATGGAACTGGTCGGTGAAATCGGGGTTTTTACCAATGTAAGGAGATCGGCCTCCCTTCTCGCTACAGAAGATAGCACCGTAATCAGGATACATAAAACCGAACTCTTCCGCATTCTTAAAAACGACAGCATGTTGAGCAACATCCTTCTCCTGAATGTGATTCAGGATCTTGCAGATAAACTTCAGGAAGACAATCAAATCATTGAAGAATTACGAAACAAAAAACGTACCCTCGTGCTCTGA
- a CDS encoding NAD(P)H-dependent oxidoreductase: MRALILQGSEKPGALPDNVTAILTRVLADQGWQTDLCNLRELDIAPCMGCFGCWTRTPGICTINDYAREIARLMVQSSLMALVTPVTFGGYSSELKKALDRLIPNILPFFTEVNGEIHHLPRYDRYPALLALGILPQKDPEAEEIFSHLVSRNAINTNSPAHTSLFIYEHQTPDEMKEQISGALILMGYSDERS, translated from the coding sequence ATGAGAGCTTTGATTCTCCAGGGAAGCGAAAAACCAGGCGCGCTTCCCGATAATGTTACCGCCATCCTCACCAGGGTGCTGGCCGATCAAGGATGGCAGACCGACCTGTGCAATCTCCGTGAGCTTGATATTGCGCCCTGCATGGGATGTTTCGGATGCTGGACAAGAACGCCCGGCATCTGCACGATCAACGACTATGCGCGCGAAATTGCCCGTCTGATGGTTCAGAGCAGCTTGATGGCGCTGGTGACTCCGGTAACCTTCGGGGGATATTCCTCGGAATTGAAAAAAGCGCTGGACCGGTTGATACCGAACATTTTACCTTTTTTTACCGAAGTCAACGGTGAAATACATCATCTTCCCCGGTATGACCGCTACCCTGCTCTCCTGGCTTTGGGAATCCTTCCCCAAAAAGACCCGGAGGCGGAAGAGATATTCTCACACCTTGTCTCGCGGAATGCCATCAACACAAACAGTCCCGCTCATACCAGCCTTTTCATATATGAACACCAGACCCCGGATGAAATGAAAGAACAGATCTCCGGGGCCTTGATTCTCATGGGATATTCCGATGAACGATCATAA
- a CDS encoding NAD(P)H-dependent oxidoreductase, producing the protein MNDHKKVLLLVGSPRGQKSVSFSLGNYLLNRLAEKEFRTEILYPHRMLNSERGLAALFQALENADIIILVSPLYVDSSPAPVIRTMELIHSHRSAFLGNKPIRFLAISNCGFPEPGHNAAASAIYRRFASESGFQWAGCLTVGGGGSLDGKPLEQAGSKAKILREALDLIAVSLAEGGIIPPEADALLSKPFMPIWLYTLVGNMMFKWEARKNGVRNQMKNRPYKEI; encoded by the coding sequence ATGAACGATCATAAGAAAGTTCTTCTCCTGGTCGGCAGCCCCCGCGGGCAAAAGAGCGTTTCGTTTTCGTTGGGAAACTACCTGCTCAACCGCCTTGCAGAAAAAGAATTCCGGACGGAAATCCTCTATCCGCACCGTATGCTCAATTCGGAAAGGGGACTCGCCGCTCTTTTCCAAGCCCTGGAAAACGCGGACATAATCATTCTCGTCAGCCCCCTGTATGTGGACAGCTCCCCGGCTCCTGTCATCAGAACGATGGAACTCATCCATTCCCACAGGTCAGCTTTTCTTGGAAACAAACCGATCCGGTTTCTTGCCATATCGAACTGCGGATTTCCGGAACCTGGGCATAACGCGGCAGCCTCGGCGATCTACCGGCGTTTCGCTTCCGAATCGGGGTTTCAGTGGGCCGGATGCCTGACAGTAGGAGGCGGAGGATCCCTCGATGGAAAACCTCTTGAACAGGCCGGGAGCAAGGCTAAAATACTCCGGGAGGCGCTCGACCTCATCGCAGTCTCTCTGGCCGAAGGCGGAATCATTCCCCCGGAAGCGGATGCTCTCCTGTCCAAACCTTTTATGCCGATCTGGCTGTATACTCTGGTCGGAAACATGATGTTCAAGTGGGAGGCGCGTAAAAACGGGGTGAGGAATCAGATGAAAAATAGACCGTACAAAGAAATCTGA
- a CDS encoding glutathione peroxidase, with protein MKRIDVIACILAVLTVGAPVLTVAEGNSVLDFTMKSIDGQDISLSTYRGKVLMIINVASKCGLTPQYKGLEALYEKYGEQGLVILGFPANNFGAQEPGTNEEIRQFCTLTYGVKFPMFAKISVKGEDIHPLYTFLTGEKTNPKFAGDIKWNFTKFLVDRSGKVINRFEPKVTPDSDEIVKAVEAALAAK; from the coding sequence TTGAAACGGATAGATGTAATCGCATGCATTCTGGCGGTTCTCACAGTCGGGGCGCCGGTATTGACTGTCGCGGAAGGCAACTCGGTTCTCGATTTCACCATGAAGAGTATCGACGGCCAGGACATATCGCTCTCAACCTACCGCGGCAAAGTGCTCATGATCATCAACGTCGCCAGCAAATGCGGCCTGACACCCCAGTATAAGGGGCTCGAAGCGCTCTACGAGAAATACGGGGAACAGGGGCTGGTGATTCTCGGTTTCCCTGCGAACAACTTCGGCGCGCAGGAACCGGGGACGAACGAGGAAATCAGGCAATTCTGCACCCTTACCTACGGAGTGAAGTTCCCCATGTTCGCCAAGATTTCGGTCAAAGGCGAGGACATCCATCCTCTCTACACCTTTTTGACCGGGGAAAAAACCAACCCGAAGTTCGCCGGCGACATCAAGTGGAACTTCACCAAGTTCCTCGTCGATCGGTCGGGAAAGGTGATCAACCGCTTCGAGCCGAAGGTTACGCCCGACAGCGATGAAATAGTCAAAGCGGTCGAGGCCGCGCTGGCGGCAAAATAG